In Helianthus annuus cultivar XRQ/B chromosome 3, HanXRQr2.0-SUNRISE, whole genome shotgun sequence, a single window of DNA contains:
- the LOC110927519 gene encoding transcription repressor OFP8-like: MKKRFKSQISKLLQSTFNSCRPNTISDVSNHRNNRRLIDLFSPIPQPQPSSTSNRPKKQKHHLSSLGNTPFPANYVRRSSHSVSPVPENPSKIDRKKKTHHRRRRNSASFSSITDNHYYNWWSSDEDDQKSKTTLFSRRSNSLDFDESIRENVVVVAKDSDDPYEDFKASMVDMIVENEIFGVEELEKLVECFVSLNSEEHHKVIFDVFAEIWEILIADSDDKKE; encoded by the coding sequence ATGAAAAAACGCTTCAAATCACAAATCTCTAAACTCTTGCAATCCACCTTCAATTCCTGCCGGCCAAACACCATCTCCGACGTCTCCAACCACCGGAACAACCGTCGTCTCATCGACCTTTTCTCTCCTATACCTCAACCACAACCATCATCCACTTCAAATCGACCGAAAAAACAAAAACACCATCTTTCCAGCCTCGGAAACACCCCTTTTCCGGCGAATTACGTTCGCCGGAGCTCACACTCTGTTTCCCCTGTTCCCGAAAACCCATCGAAAATCGACCGAAAAAAGAAAACCCATCACCGGAGAAGAAGAAACAGTGCAAGTTTCTCATCAATTACAGATAATCATTACTACAATTGGTGGAGTAGCGATGAAGATGATCAAAAGTCAAAGACTACTCTGTTTTCGCGGCGATCGAATTCTTTAGATTTCGACGAATCGATTCGTGAAAATGTGGTTGTGGTTGCGAAGGATTCGGATGATCCGTATGAAGATTTTAAGGCTTCCATGGTGGATATGATTGTGGAGAATGAGATATTTGGAGTTGAAGAACTTGAAAAGTTGGTTGAGTGTTTTGTTTCATTGAATTCTGAAGAACATCATAAGGTGATTTTTGATGTTTTTGCAGAGATTTGGGAGATTTTAATTGCAGATTCTGATGATAAGAaagaatga
- the LOC118490122 gene encoding uncharacterized protein LOC118490122, with translation MKVFRAKQMATKRIEGDYKAQYALLRDYCGELVRANPGTSVKIEVEREPNHNSSTRQFKRIYICLGPLKEGFKACGRRILGLDGCFMKGPYPGQILTSVGIDSNNGIYPLAYALVESENTSSWTWFLKCLGEDLDLEVNSNFTFISDRQKGIIPALKKVYPMAEHRFCVRHIHENMKAKWKGDLYKNLLWECASSTTIPEFEGNMKMVRITNPALHDWLKEINPKHWSRAFFSGLATSDVLLNNLCEVFNRQLIGGRDKPIITCLEYIMEYCMKRIVVVLKQIAKAEGHLTPKASIIFEQIKSEASNYSVLWNGTSKYRVRERGGQDQCVVDVDARVCSCRRWELIGMPCKHAVAVNWTMAQYGMNPGPPETWVSEVYWMDTWKKVYKNTINPINGVNLWTPSQVPTTMIPPKHHSQIGRPSKKRKKSANEEIVPVKHGKMSQRGNTVTCNKCNAKGHNRRSCKEVVPQPQL, from the exons ATGAAGGTGTTTAGGGCTAAGCAGATGGCAACAAAAAGGATTGAAGGAGACTACAAAGCTCAATATGCATTGCTCAGGGACTACTGTGGTGAGTTGGTAAGAGCTAATCCTGGAACATCTGTGAAGATTGAAGTTGAAAGAGAGCCCAACCATAACAGTTCCACCAGACAGTTTAAAAGGATCTACATCTGTTTAGGGCCATTGAAAGAGGGTTTTAAAGCATGTGGCAGGAGGATCTTGGGGTTGGATGGATGCTTCATGAAGGGCCCGTATCCAGGACAGATTCTGACTTCAGTTGGTATTGATTCAAATAATGGTATTTATCCTTTGGCATATGCATTGGTTGAGTCTGAGAACACATCCTCATGGACCTGGTTCTTGAAGTGCCTCGGTGAAGACTTAGATCTGGAAGTCAACTCAAACTTCACTTTTATAAGTGATAGGCAGAAG GGGATTATACCTGCATTAAAGAAAGTATACCCTATGGCTGAACACAGATTCTGCGTTAGACACATCCATGAAAATATGAAGGCTAAGTGGAAGGGAGACTTGTACAAGAATCTGCTATGGGAATGTGCGTCCTCAACAACAATTCCAGAGTTTGAGGGTAACATGAAAATGGTTAGGATCACAAATCCTGCTTTACATGATTGGTTGAAAGAAATCAACCCAAAACATTGGTCCAGAGCATTCTTCAGTG GATTAGCAACAAGTGATGTGCTATTGAACAACCTATGTGAGGTGTTCAATAGACAGCTAATTGGTGGAAGGGACAAACCAATTATAACCTGTCTGGAGTACATTATGGAGTATTGTATGAAGAGAATTGTAGTGGTGCTCAAGCAGATTGCAAAGGCAGAAGGCCACTTGACCCCCAAAGCTAGCATCATCTTTGAACAGATCAAAAGTGAAGCTTCAAATTACTCAGTTCTGTGGAATGGGACTAGCAAATACCGAGTCAGAGAGAGAGGTGGTCAAGACCAGTGTGTAGTTGATGTAGATGCTAGGGTTTGTTCTTGCAGGAGGTGGGAATTGATAGGCATGCCATGTAAGCATGCTGTGGCAGTTAACTGGACAATGGCTCAATATGGCATGAATCCAGGCCCTCCAGAGACTTGGGTTTCAGAGGTATACTGGATGGACACTTGGAAGAAGGTTTATAAGAATACAATCAACCCAATCAATGGGGTAAATCTTTGGACACCATCACAAGTTCCAACAACTATGATACCTCCTAAGCATCACTCACAGATTGGAAGGCCTTccaaaaagagaaagaaaagtgCTAATGAGGAGATTGTGCCAGTGAAACATGGTAAGATGAGCCAGAGGGGAAACACTGTCACCTGTAACAAGTGCAATGCCAAGGGTCACAACCGAAGGTCCTGCAAGGAGGTGGTGCCACAACCACAGCTTTGA